The Parambassis ranga chromosome 13, fParRan2.1, whole genome shotgun sequence genome contains the following window.
tgtgtgtggttatgttAATGCGTGCACACATGTTTGCAaagtacctgtgtgtgtttgcctgtgggCTTCCAGAGCATCCTCTGAGGAGAACGTAGCtccacactgatcacacaccaATGCCTCTGCAGGAGctgtagattaaaaaaaaatatatataagaaTGTGTATTGATcaacacaaacagtgtgtgtctgtaattgTAGAGTAAGTCAGTTAATTTAGCATTTAAAGGGAACTGTGGAAAGAAGCAACAGGAGAGGAACAAAGGAGCGCTGTTTGAAAAGTCACCAAAGAGCCTCGCTTGTCACACGCTTGTGCTTTTCAGGTGTTAACACAAGGAAGCAAATGTGCGGAGTACAATGGAGCAGAGGAAAGCGccataaaaaacacaactggGGACAAACAAAAGCACCAGACAGGGTGCAATGGCCCTTCTTCTTGACAAAAAAGAGCCGAGCTGAAGAGTTTTATTTACCGTGCCCTGTTATCAGTCTCTGAAcagtgagcagactgtctgccTGAGAGGCCACAGAAGGACTGGGTGTTCTCTCTACAGCAGACGCTTCCCGCCTGCGGCACATCCCTTTAtcaaaaaaacacttcagagtCAACACCCCAAATCCCATCGCATACACTGTAACTACAGTTCCCAGTTCACCTTTGGAATGCCCTTGTCTATTCTGATGAAGACATGAAAGAGACAAGGATGCATACTGCTTGCAGAAATGTTCAGTCCTTGTTCTGCACTCACCTCacacctgcacagacagacacataggacagacacacattctctgtctttctctctcacacacacagctgtttggaTGTGGGTTGGCTCTCACAGAGATGTAAATCGGTTGCAGATCCATACTGGCCCAGGGCTCATTCACTGATCTATTTTCTGCTCAGCTGGCTTTAAATGAAGTTAAAATGACTCATTAAAACACCCACAAGCTTTGGGAACTCTGAGCGCTACAGCCTAAATGTGGTCCTCTTTCAACTCTTACGATGCCTCTATACACAGACAGTGTGCCACTGTTTCCTACTGCTGcacacaaataacaaaaaaagccCCAATCTGTTCATTTCTAAAAACAACAGTTTTTGAAAACAAACTGTCACTGTTTTTGGAACGGCGCGCTTTGTTAcacagaacaaaaataaaacttggTAGTCTTATATTGTAGTAACACTGAAGCAGCGTTGTAGATCCTGATGTTGTGTGACGCTGTCCAGTGcggtgtgttgtgttgtgtgagaTTGTGTGATAAGGGAAGAAGAGAACATAGTGCATTGTCTTGTGCAGTCAAAGGCACGGAGTGTGCTCTCATCCATAAACCATCAAACTGTCTCCAGACGCGGCTGCAATCGTCCTCCATCAAAACACTTTGTCTGGCATACCAAAATAAGAGCCAGCATCGAGCTGAATACCAAATCAGCCCATTAGAGCAGTGGAGCACTCGCTCCTTAGCAACCAGCGGGATCTAAGGCTGCTATACCGAAATACACAGTGACAAAGAAATGAGATCCAcatctccttttttttgtagTATTATAGGTTGACACATTGGGATGGGGAGAGTTTATGCAAAAATTCAAATTAGGTTaaaggtgctgctgttgtgGATGTCACAGCGAATTGAAAATCAAAGTGCGTGGTGGAGGTCTGAGAGCAATGCCagacaacatgtgtgtgtgtttgtgtgtttagggtTACACAGAGGGtacagaggaaggaaaagggACGACACAGGTGAAGTTTAAAAAGAGGCAGATTCTCTCTCATCTGTCAGCAGTATGTCATTCCCCGAcaatcagagagcaggcagagaggacaggGACTTCGCCTTGCCTGTACACATATTCCAACTGAGGTTTCtgttttagtttcatttttagtctctgaccccccccccccaacacaccgCCTAACCCTCCCCCCCACTCTTCCCCCTCCCTTCCCTCcactcccctcccctcccctccctctttctctatTTTGGATAAAGTAGCTGGGAGAGCAGTCAGGTCTGATTAAGTCTGCATTTGGGTACAGTGTGTTCCTGGACACACATCTGCGAGCGAGCCATCACACACGCTTCGGAACACTGGCAGAACACCCAGGCCTGCCGgcagctgatgatgtcatcactcagaagGGGCAGAGCTGGCGAGCTGCCAGAGTCTccgaaaaaacacagaaacgaTTCaaacggagagagagagagagaggagagggagggagaggtgcACAGACCTAAGCATGGAAAAGAAAGCATGATCCAAGTATTCTAACTGGTAtgtggagaggggagggggggtggagaGAGTAGTATGAACAGGTGCACTACTGTATCAAGAGGGTTGATCAGCAGTGAATACTCTGAGATGAGAGTGTGAGAGTTACTAAGTACCTGTGTGAGACAGCATGTGCATCCTCAGCCGCATGCTGTCCTGGAAGCGTTTGCCACAGTACTCGCAGCCGTTGCCCTTTTCCTCGTTATGCAGCCTCCTGTGGAAAGACAAACACTAATGTGAGCGTGTTAACGGAGACGAGAACGCACTTGTGATAATAAAAGTATCTGTGCCTTTTCTGCAAGGTCTCCCAAACCTAGACGCGTCATTGTCCTCGTAACAAGAGGAGCATGTTTTAATTCCGGCAAGAATCCCTCGCTGAATGCAACATCATTAGTGTAAGAGGCCCTTGGAGTTGTGAATCACAACGCATGAATGCTAAAAGAACACAGACAATAGGATATCTGGCTAATTTCAGTGTGCAGACATACGCCTGCCTCCACCCGCCAGCACTGCAAGACACTGGGcacgcacacaagcacacacacacaaagtacatgcacacagactcacacccCAGcattacatgcacacacacacacacttctcctgtAACTGCAatgaaaaggagaaaagaagaTGATTCGCTGAAGCTCCGCCGGCAGCAAAACctatcatatcatatcacaCACATCCAAGCATGCAAGGCATCTGTACGGTTATCCTTGTATCACCCCGCTAACAGCAGAGCAAATGGCCTAAAAAAGAGTGTGCAGTTAAACACACTCTGTGCTGGAGACAAATGAGTCCTGAGATTTTAATTTAACACATGTGACATCTACACaaacaccttgttttttttttgttaaatttggTCAACTTCTAATGATAGTCAGGAATTCATTCGCTCTCATTCTGCATCTGAGGTGTGAACAGTGTATTTCCTTTTCAGTGaaagggataaataaagtgtcCTGGTGGCCTCGGGGGTTTAAAGCACTGACCATGAAATCACAATGTTTCCAGTTTGAGTCCAGCTGGGCACAACTGTTGCATTTTCATttgcacttcttcttcttctcgcCCCATTTTTTTTACTCCCCTCATTGATAACGCTGATAATAAATTTAGTAAAAGTGTAAATTTCCCCTCAAAATGAAGTTTATTATTTTTGGAGAAATCAATGAAATTGTGTATTTTGGTTTAATTTAATTGTTTCAGTTTCTGCAAACTTAAACAGTGCTGGCAGATACTTCTTGAACCACATGAGAAAATGTCAATCTGCAGGCCAGGTGTATGCTCAGTGACCTGGTTATAGACCTGCAGCGGCTTCATTCCGTCTTCAAGCAGTGCCACCAATGCATGCTCCTTCAACCTGCGGACATCCGCCTGTCTCCATGAGTAAGCAACGCGCATCACTAAATATCCCACAGGACGCTCCGTTTCAGCAGAGCTCTGGAGAGGCACGAGGCTGAAATGTCAGCCACAGGCGTgaaggggtggaggaggaggaggaggaggaggaggaggaggagggggtggggagAAGTGCTGTGATCCTAACAGTGGGGTGAGCTGCATATTAGGACTCTGGACTCTTTTGTTCCTAATGATCGGTGATGAGTCAAATACTGCCGAGCACGCACAATTAGAAACATCTGCAATCAAGTTAATGAGAGctagtttggtgagtttttgtgAGCAgtgacaaaatacaaaatgacacactcacaaataaaagtcaaagtaaacaaataaacaaataaaaggtTATAAGGTTATAAAAAGTTATCCGTCATGTTGCTGAAGTGTCCAGCCCGGTCCCTGCTGAGAGGCTCTGCTGATGCAAAGGAATGCATATCAAATAGCCTGAGAGACAGCCTGTTGTGCGAGGCACACTCCAGCACAAATAATCGAACCAAATTTAGAAAATACGGATTTGTAAATAACAGCGATACGCGACACCAAGGCCTCTTTATATCAACCAGCTTACAAAGACCTGATTCAAAAGTTCCCCACACATCTCACTGTTAAGACATGAGCGCAGGTGTCCCTGAGAATAAATTAACATATTTGCTGTTTTGCTCCTTCCAGCCTTTAACTCACACGGTGTTTTACCATCACAgggtgggtggtgggggggatAGCCCCGAAGAGCAAGAAATGGTTCAATTGAAAATACACACGTCCTGAATGCTCGGCTGCTTGGCTTGTATGTTTTGCGCTGAAGCAAACGTCCTCCTTCTCATCTGTTTGCCAAAAAAATCTTCCTTCATCTGAtctgatattattattattattattatcatgatttagttgtgtttgtttaattttaaaaatatacataaagTGATGCtgtattgtgttgcagtgagttGTGTTACCTGTGCTGCTCCGCAGCCTGCCTGCTGTGCAGCTGAAGCCCACATTCACCACAGCAATGCTGGCCTTGAGTCTGGCCCTCGTGTCTCATCCCTGCTGCAAACTGGCCCAGCCTGCTCAGCAGCTCCCTGTGCAGCAAGCCCTGGTGCAGCAGGCCGCTGTAGGCCCTCGGGTCCAGCGGCACGCCCAGGGACGGGGCCACTGAAACGGACACCGGCAGGCCCTCCGCTGTGTGGTTGGTGGGCACCGAGTATATGGAAGCCAAGTGTTTGTCTGCGATCCCGGGAAAACAGTCAAGAGAGTTGCCCACCACTTGTCCTCCGTCTTCGGGGCTCGTGTGCAGCTCCCTGGCGCTGGTGATGACGCTGCCTCTCAGGGGCGTCCCAGGGCCCTCGTCTCTGGGCTGGTCTGACAGGCAGCTCCCCTCCCCGGTGCTGGAGAATCTGCCCTCAGAGCCGTTGGTGTCATCGACCTGCATGTGCTCTAATTTGATTCTTTTGGTGGATGAGTTCTGGGATAACTCTACACTGCCACGCTCAGCCTGCTCAGGACTCTCCATATCGACCTCAGTGTCCACTTTGGGGCTGGATTCTGGAGCTGCTTCGGACTCTGGGCCGGGAGAGCTCCGGTCCGTCATGTGGTACAGCGCCAGTTGGTGCAGAGCGGTGGGAGTGGTGCGGTTGGGTCCATCCTGTATGGAATGCTTCTTGGACATCAGCATGTGCCTCCAGTGCCTGGCCCGGCTGTGGTCACTGTGGTCTCCGGAGCTGTGATTCCTCACCGTCacctcctcactctcctctgcCTGGATGGTCTCCAGCACCTTCAGGCACTGCTCCTCCAGGTACTCGATCTCCAGGATCTCTGCGGCATACAGCAGGTCGTCCAGGTCCTCGGCCGTGGCCTGCAGTGAGGCGGTGTAGGCGTACTCTAGGATCTGCTGGAAGGTCTTTGGGGACAGGAAGTCCAGGGCGTAGCGCAGGCTGCTGCGGTGGAACAAGATCTCGAACATTTTACTGGTGCAGGCCAGGACGGTGCGGTGCGCCGGAAACTCCTGGCCGTCCACtgtgatgatgacatcacacaagGTGCCGGTCAGACGCATCTGGTTGGCCCGCTGCAGAAGCGTGCTGGAGTGAGTGGGATTGTGGAGCTGGAGCACACCCATGTTTCTTAGACCCGTATCCACTCGGACCAATGCTGAACCCACGCATGAGGTGTGGCTGCTTCACTTTCCTTCAGcttctggtggtggtggtggtggtgggggtggggagagaaagagggtaTAATATGCATTAATTACACTTGACTGAACACTTTTATCCACGCTCAATCAAAAAGAATATTTAAAAccattttaaattaaacattcaGTGAAACATCAACCCCCACCTGATTTCTTGAAGggttcttgtttttatttgatgctCCCtacatgtttatgtattttaattaaagaaGCAAAGGCAGACAACAGGTCGATAAGCGCAAAGCAACAGTTACCATTGCAGGTGATTAGTCTGAGGTCTCGTTGAGCGCGGTCACGTCGCTGTAATAACGTCTGCATACTGAGAGGTGACGGTTCAATTTATCAAGCtcctcacactcactcactcacaaacacacacacacacacacacacacacacacgctctcaaCAGGTAGGGCTGCTATTAACAAACGCCTTGAAGGGCTGATTAGTTCATTTAGGCTGCGCACGTTCATGATTAGACGCGTTAAAGACAATTAAGCCGCCCTGTTAAAAATGCCTCAATAAGTTATCAAAGTATCAGGACGACGCAGGCGAGCAGATGAGTCTCCGCCACATTAGAATACCCGAGTGACCGTCTGCATGATGGTTTGATGACTGTTTTTACTGTCGGACACTCAGCGGCAGCTCGAGTGATGCTGACAGGCTGCATCCTCAACTAACCGCAACATCAGAGCGCATCAGGTGCACACGCACAAATCCACCTTTATTATCCAAACACGGTGCGACAAATTAACCCTCACTGCGCGCTTTTTACTTGCTTGTCTGCGCTGCGTCCTGTCCAAAAAACGAAAGACCCGATTCTGTCTGAAAGCAGATCCAAAAGGATCTGACGGTGTGAAGCTCAGACAGTCTGAGCTCAGTCAAGTTTGGAAAATCTTTcaataaaatatcaaataaatatCAGGCTGAGAGGAAACTTGTTCCGATTTCCACGTGTGTGGTGTGCAAATTCTAACAAGCCGCAACAACGTGTGCACAGTGATTCAAAATGTTCATAATTATAAATGAGTCTGAGACAGAAAAGTAGTTCATCGGAGCAGAatcagtgatttaaaaaaatgatgatgtgataAATAAAGAGCGGCGGCTGTCACAGCTGTTCTTACCTCTGTCTCCTAACGTCCTCCGCTGATTATCCAGGCAGCATCATGCTTACACATTTCACAGTACCCGCTCCAAACTCAGTCCTGCTCCAAGTAAGCAAATCATCAGCCAGCCGCGGCGGTCAAACCGGCGGGGGCCCAACGTGGCTTCCGCCagggactttcaaaataaaacgcgaCATCATGACCACGTGTTTAAACGGATCGGCCAAAGGAGACAACAACCACAGACTGGATTGAATTTGAAATGTAAAACAGTTTTAAGATTTCAGATTAAAATAAGGGTCATGTGTCCAATCCACATTTATGTTGTCTAAAAATTGAGGGTGATTATCTGCTTCCtgaaaaatacatacatatatatatacatacacacacatgtatatgtatatatatatgtatatatatacatacacacacatgtatatgtatatatatatatgtatatatgtatgtatatatgtatatatatgtatgtatatatatatatatatatatgtatatatatgtatatatgtatatatatctatatatgtatgtatgtatgtatatatatatatatgtatatatacatatatatatctatatatacacacacacacaggagagaaactTCTTTGTTTAATCATTAAATATTGCATGCTTGTTTTCATAGCATAGTTTAACTTTGTAGATAATATAAAATTcactttacatttgttttaatgttcaGATTTTCGCATCTCTTCTCTTTTGGACAGGgaataaacatttaaat
Protein-coding sequences here:
- the zbtb16b gene encoding zinc finger and BTB domain-containing protein 16-A: MGVLQLHNPTHSSTLLQRANQMRLTGTLCDVIITVDGQEFPAHRTVLACTSKMFEILFHRSSLRYALDFLSPKTFQQILEYAYTASLQATAEDLDDLLYAAEILEIEYLEEQCLKVLETIQAEESEEVTVRNHSSGDHSDHSRARHWRHMLMSKKHSIQDGPNRTTPTALHQLALYHMTDRSSPGPESEAAPESSPKVDTEVDMESPEQAERGSVELSQNSSTKRIKLEHMQVDDTNGSEGRFSSTGEGSCLSDQPRDEGPGTPLRGSVITSARELHTSPEDGGQVVGNSLDCFPGIADKHLASIYSVPTNHTAEGLPVSVSVAPSLGVPLDPRAYSGLLHQGLLHRELLSRLGQFAAGMRHEGQTQGQHCCGECGLQLHSRQAAEQHRRLHNEEKGNGCEYCGKRFQDSMRLRMHMLSHTAPAEALVCDQCGATFSSEDALEAHRQTHTGTDMAVFCLLCAKRFQTQKALQQHMEVHAGMHSYICSHCERPFPSHTTLKRHLRSHTGDHPFECEFCGSCFRDDGTLRGHKRIHTGEKPYECNSCGKRFSLKHQLETHYRVHTGEKPFECKLCHQRSRDYSAMIKHLRTHNGASPYQCTICQDFCPSLAAMQKHMKGHKPEDVPADWRIEKTYLYVCYV